A single window of Trachemys scripta elegans isolate TJP31775 chromosome 18, CAS_Tse_1.0, whole genome shotgun sequence DNA harbors:
- the LGALS9 gene encoding galectin-9 gives MADSGQLAPYSKPSLPFTGPIHGGLHDGLTVIISGTVHPTCDSFKIDFQCGSCPSPDIAFHFNPRFEEGGCVVCNTCESQNWGREERKYEMPFLKGYPFEIRILVKHDSFQVAVNGNPFVQYKHRIPLSKVNHLSVSGGVDVEIISFQDTATRGAWSPRAAGISNAPFPPGL, from the exons ATGGCCGACAGCGGGCAGCTGGCGCCCTATTCCAAGCCG TCTCTCCCATTTACTGGCCCTATTCATGGCGGTCTTCATGATGGATTGACGGTTATCATCAGTGGAACTGTTCATCCTACATGTGACAG CTTCAAGATAGACTTTCAGTGTGGATCCTGCCCAAGTCCTGatattgcttttcattttaacCCACGATTTGAAGAGGGTGGATGTGTGGTTTGCAATACTTGTGAAAGTCAGAattggggaagagaggagaggaaataTGAAATGCCTTTTTTAAAAGGTTACCCCTTTGAGATTCGGATTTTGGTAAAACACGATTCATTCCAG GTTGCTGTAAATGGAAATCCCTTTGTGCAGTACAAGCACCGAATTCCACTTTCCAAAGTGAACCACCTTAGtgtgtctgggggtgtggatgtGGAAATCATCAGCTTCCAAGATACTGCT ACCCGAGGTGCTTGGAGCCCTAGAGCAGCTGGGATC